Genomic window (Nymphaea colorata isolate Beijing-Zhang1983 chromosome 1, ASM883128v2, whole genome shotgun sequence):
TTGACCGGAAAATTGTCGAGAAGATCCTCAAATCCGGCGGACTCTTCAAGGGTACGCTTAATCTCTAACGTCCTTGACGCCCTGTTGCTAGAACTCGTCATTTCCTTATGTGGGTGTCTCTTTGTCTCCCTTTTCAATTCTTGATTTTATGGTGGTGAAGAAAATCTGCGTGTTCTGTTCTTCTTTATTTTGctgtttggtttttttggtgttccttttcttcttgtcttACGTTAAGCTCTTCACAGTGGTCTGAAGTTAGGCATCGATTGGTTCTGCTTCTTTCACAGAGTAAATCTAAATCCGCTTTTGctccttttcttgttgtttcagTTCTGGTTTCACTGGTAATATGAGGGAAATGCGAGGTTTGGCCTTTGTGGGGTCTCTGTTGTCCACCTTTCCGATTCATTTGTGTTTCGTTCTTAGCCCTTTTCCTCTCGTTTCTGTGTTGGTTTCTAAGGGTTATACGAATGAAAGTTAAGTTTGGGCTTTATGGCTTTTCTGTTTCCCATAATTTAGAGTTGTCGTcgttgttccttttctttcttctgggTGTCGGTTTCTATAACTGCAAAATAAGAAAATCTGGCCTCGTTTGTCCTGTTTTCCCTTTCCCTGGCCATGTGAAGATGcactttcctttcttctcctctttctttatGCTGAGGCTGGCCTTTAAATGGTTAAGATACTCTTCCGTGAAATCATTTCTTTCTATAATAGCGAATATAAAAAGTACATGCAGTATGAGGTTTTTCACATGCACTCTTCGTCTGAACTGGAGTTCTGGTcaagtttttctgttttttatttgtatttttcaattttacttcttgattCTAATGGTAACAGATGGCTGTTTGTTTTTTAAGGACCATAAAATGTTTTCCTCGGCTCTCTCCAGAAAACGCTGTTCTACGAAACTGTTTTGAGAGTTTCATTGGTGCCTCCTGAGTGGGGGTCTTATTTCTTATGGGGTTATGCTGGAACCTGCGTTTGCTCCAGATTCATCACCTAATATTTTTCACAATCTGCcagtttcttatttttcatttgttttctgttcGTTTGAGGTTCATCTTattggctttttctttttctttttctttttctttttctttagtgtgtttcattttctttttgtcctttttattttaaccatgtCTGTATGTACCCTTATTTATTTATCTCCTCTGGATGTGGAGAATGCCTGCAGGTTCATTTCTGGCGTTTCATCCTTCTGTACTGCTCtaatttgcccttcttttttcAGTCACTTCTGTTGATAGCGCCAAGAAGGCCATGGAAGTTCTTGGTTTGAATGAGGAAGTCGACGGCCCAACTAATACTAGTGTAAATACATTCATTCTCTTCCTATATTAGTTGCCTCTCTTCCTGTTAGTTGCTGTCTCAACTATTATGGAGTCTTCGAATAAAGCTTATTACCTGTATTATTGGTACTCTTTCTACAAACTACTTGAAGGTTGACTGGTGTTCAATGTTTTACCGTGTTCGAAAGACCTATGTTTTACTGCCATTTTGGTCCTTCCGTAGCTGATCTTCATGGGTATCTCTAATATGTTCTTTCAGATAAACTCCAACGTGACCAGTGTGGTACCAATGAAATTATGTGAGAAATTTTATCTGTTTCCATGTAACAAGTTTGGAAGTCCTCACCTCTGAGCCACTGTTGAACTTTAATAATCAGCCATGGCAGCTGTACTATGCGTCTTATTCTTTTCATGAGATGTCAGTGTGTACCATTTACTGCTGATGACAGGACTCTGTCTACTGATTTAAAATATCTACAAAGATGGAAGTGGAACCATCATGTACCAGGAGCATTCATTTGCCAAAAAATTGattgtttgattttgtaaattcatTTTTGTAACTCGtatattaattttctttcttcttattttgtaGGATAATCAAATCGATATCATCCTCACCGACTACTGTATGCCTGAAATGACCGGCTACGATCTTCTGAAGATGGTTAAGGTGATATGGCTTTTGGAAATTTTCCTGTTCTCCGATATTTGGAattagtttcttcttttattttcagcCTGACTTTTTTGTCTTGTTCGAAATCTCAGGAACACAGTCGGCTGAAATCAATTCCTGTGGTTATAATGTCATCTGAGAACGAGCCTCAGAGGATTAAGAGGTAACTGTTCGACAAATTTGGAATAAGATAACTAGAAGTACCATCAACTCTTGAGCTTGTGTTCAGGGCTGAAAGAATCTGCTTCATGTTGTTCTGCATTTAGGTGCCTGTCAGAAGGAGCTGAAGACTTCATCCTCAAGCCTCTTCAACTAGCACATGTCAACAAACTGAGAAGCTATGCAAGACCTGCAACTTCAACAGCGAAGGCCACCAAGAAGAGAAAGCTACCCCCGGATATATTACCTGAAAATGAAACAGAGAGACGACCACGCCTTACAGGCGTAGCCGTTGCCTGAAGCACTTTGTCTTGGTCCTGCACCACCCTGCCTTCTCTCTAACTAAACACTAGGCTACCTCCAGTATCCCTCAACTGCTTCCACTCTATTTCTATGGAAGAAGGGATTTTGTTTTAGGCATCATTGGTTTCCTGTTGTGTGTATTTATCTCGGTGTATGTGGAGTGTAATATTGGGGGATTGAGCTTCCATCTTTTTtagcctttcttttcttttctttcctttttttttcctttgttctctGCGTACATGTAATTGTATTTTGCattatgaaaattaatcacTGAGCTCTCTCCTGATCATGGGAAAGTGGAAGCAAGTTTCACTCTGTGAGTGCGTTTTTGGTTCTCCAAAGCATGGCTGCTAAATATTCCAAGTGCAACTCTTCCATTGTAGGAAAAGTGCTTCTCAGtttcttctttaaccagattCTCTCTCTCAGTTCCACTAATGGCACATCTGTCACTTTCTCTGCAAGCCTCCGCTTCTGTAATTTCTTCACTTTCATTTTGCTTCTGTTTTCTCGTATCAATACATTTAGGCACtgtgtgggcacttgcccatACAGACCAAcaaaaaatgattatttttatatCGATATTTTAGTTTTGCATCTTGGTgcttgttaaaaatttaaaaatttttataactACTGTTCCTTACCAAGaattttctgactccaccacaTAGAAAGCATGAGTGGTAGGTCATcataaaagacaagaagttgcTTCCAATGCAAGTGACTCCTATGGGCAGAAAAGTTTCCACAATTATGGTACCTAAAGCCTAAGGTGTTCCCGCATGTGCATGCAGATTCTGTCAGCACAGTGAAGGTGCAGATCCAACGCACTGTGTTATCATCATCACCATGATTTactttttttaacatgtaatcAATGTTTCGAGCTTAATAGCTTCTCACTGCTGATTCCCTGGCGCTGCTCTCCCTTTTTTCACAAACTTGGACCcctcttttgttcattttctcttgtcAACGTTTGGGGCCaaaagcatctctctctctctctctctctctctctcttcatgtgATCCATCCAATACCAGTTGCAAATGGTGCCACTTGTTTATTGCCTTTGGTTGAAACAGTTGGAGATGGAAAGTGGGGAGATATGAGAAAGGTGGAGTGTATACCCTGTGTCCAAAATCTCCATGGCAGCCAACCCCCATCCTTTCAAAGCTAAGAAAGATACTGTCCAAAATCTCCATAGCAGCCAACCCCCATCCTTTCAAAGCTAAGAaagatactctctctctctctctctcttctctaccCATTAAAGGAAGTTGGCAATGGCGAATGACATTGAAACCAAGAAAACTTGTTTAGGTTTGGGACGCCAAGAACCTGCATGAGAATGAGACCCCATTAACTCTGTACCCCCTGAAAAGgatagagccagaaatttctggttaagaGGCACTAACaataaactttaaatttttaa
Coding sequences:
- the LOC116249721 gene encoding two-component response regulator ORR9-like; protein product: MDVHQTAWFCCGCSIGRKARETGGREVRWGRRSEDRAAMTDSTLSPPCLHVLAVDDCLIDRKIVEKILKSGGLFKVTSVDSAKKAMEVLGLNEEVDGPTNTSDNQIDIILTDYCMPEMTGYDLLKMVKEHSRLKSIPVVIMSSENEPQRIKRCLSEGAEDFILKPLQLAHVNKLRSYARPATSTAKATKKRKLPPDILPENETERRPRLTGVAVA